A genome region from Prochlorococcus marinus CUG1417 includes the following:
- the gyrB gene encoding DNA topoisomerase (ATP-hydrolyzing) subunit B, with amino-acid sequence MSEDKRSNKISNDYGAEQIQVLEGLEPVRKRPGMYIGSTGPRGLHHLVYEVVDNSVDEALAGHCDHIEIVLRADGSALISDNGRGIPTDIHSRTGKSALETVMTVLHAGGKFGSGGYKVSGGLHGVGISVVNALSEWVNVTVYREGSEFNQRFEKGVSKGELQRTKQSIKPFKTGTTICFKPDKTIFSGGIEFEYALLSSRLRELAYLNGGVKIVFRDERTELTNGSYKEEIYLYQGGIKEYVQYMNAQKESIHPEIIYVDSQRENVYVEAALQWCSDVYSDNILGFANNIRTIDGGTHIEGLKTVLTRTFNNLAKKRGKRKEIEKNLAGENIREGLTVVLSVKVPEPEFEGQTKTKLGNTEVRGIVDSLVGEALTKYMEFNPGILDSILEKAIQSFNAAEAARRARELVRRKSVLESSTLPGKLADCSSRDPSESEIYIVEGDSAGGSAKQGRDRNFQAILPLRGKILNIEKTDDTKIYKNTEIQSLITALGLGIKGEEFDVHSLRYHRVVIMTDADVDGAHIRTLLLTFFYRYQRQLVERGYIYIACPPLYKVERGKNHKYCYNENQLKDTISGFGENANYNIQRFKGLGEMMPKQLWDTTMNPETRMMKRVEIEDALEADRIFNILMGDKVAPRREFIETHSSKLDMATLDI; translated from the coding sequence ATGAGTGAGGACAAAAGATCTAATAAAATCTCAAATGATTATGGTGCTGAACAGATTCAGGTTTTAGAAGGCTTAGAGCCAGTTCGTAAACGACCTGGGATGTATATAGGTTCTACAGGGCCTAGAGGTTTACATCACCTAGTATACGAGGTCGTTGACAACTCAGTTGATGAGGCACTTGCAGGACATTGCGATCATATAGAAATAGTTCTTAGAGCTGATGGATCAGCTTTAATTTCTGATAATGGACGAGGGATACCTACAGATATTCACTCAAGGACTGGGAAAAGTGCTTTGGAAACTGTAATGACTGTTTTGCATGCGGGAGGTAAATTCGGAAGCGGCGGCTATAAAGTTTCAGGTGGCCTACACGGAGTAGGTATTTCTGTAGTAAATGCTCTTAGCGAATGGGTAAATGTGACTGTTTATAGAGAAGGTAGTGAGTTTAATCAAAGATTTGAAAAAGGTGTATCTAAGGGTGAGTTGCAAAGAACAAAGCAGTCTATTAAACCTTTTAAAACAGGAACCACTATTTGTTTTAAGCCCGATAAAACAATTTTTTCTGGAGGAATCGAATTTGAATATGCTCTTCTTTCATCTAGGTTAAGGGAACTAGCTTATCTCAATGGTGGAGTAAAAATCGTTTTTAGAGATGAGAGAACTGAATTGACAAATGGTTCTTATAAAGAAGAAATTTACCTATATCAAGGTGGTATTAAAGAATATGTTCAATATATGAATGCACAAAAGGAGTCTATTCATCCTGAGATAATTTATGTTGACTCACAAAGAGAAAATGTTTATGTCGAAGCTGCTTTGCAATGGTGTTCTGATGTATATTCAGATAATATCTTAGGGTTTGCAAATAATATTAGAACTATTGATGGAGGTACCCATATAGAGGGACTTAAGACAGTTTTGACAAGAACATTCAACAATCTTGCAAAAAAGAGAGGCAAAAGAAAAGAGATTGAAAAAAATTTAGCTGGCGAAAATATTAGAGAGGGCTTAACTGTTGTTTTATCAGTTAAAGTTCCAGAACCTGAATTTGAAGGACAAACAAAAACAAAATTAGGGAATACTGAAGTTAGAGGTATTGTTGACTCTCTTGTAGGGGAAGCTCTAACAAAATATATGGAATTCAATCCAGGAATCTTAGACTCAATTCTTGAAAAAGCAATTCAATCATTTAATGCAGCAGAAGCTGCAAGAAGAGCTAGAGAATTAGTAAGAAGAAAAAGTGTTCTAGAAAGTTCAACTTTGCCAGGTAAATTAGCAGATTGTAGTTCTAGAGATCCCTCAGAATCAGAAATTTATATCGTTGAGGGAGATTCTGCTGGAGGTTCGGCAAAACAAGGAAGAGATAGAAATTTTCAGGCTATTTTGCCTCTTAGGGGTAAAATTCTTAATATCGAAAAAACTGATGATACAAAAATATATAAAAATACAGAAATTCAGTCATTAATCACAGCTCTTGGTTTAGGAATAAAAGGAGAGGAGTTTGATGTGCACTCTTTGAGATATCACAGAGTTGTAATTATGACTGATGCAGATGTTGATGGGGCTCATATAAGAACTTTATTATTGACATTTTTTTATAGATATCAAAGACAACTTGTTGAAAGAGGTTATATATATATTGCTTGTCCTCCCCTTTACAAAGTTGAAAGAGGTAAGAATCATAAATACTGTTATAACGAGAATCAATTAAAAGATACAATTTCAGGTTTTGGAGAAAATGCAAATTACAATATCCAAAGATTTAAGGGATTAGGTGAGATGATGCCAAAGCAATTGTGGGATACGACTATGAATCCTGAAACTAGGATGATGAAAAGAGTTGAAATTGAAGATGCACTTGAAGCTGATAGAATATTTAATATTTTAATGGGAGATAAAGTTGCACCAAGAAGAGAATTTATTGAAACTCATAGTAGCAAATTAGATATGGCAACTTTAGATATTTAA
- the miaA gene encoding tRNA (adenosine(37)-N6)-dimethylallyltransferase MiaA, which produces MSCYLPHVIVLIGPTASGKTDLAIEIANHFKTHIHNIDSRQIYKFMDIGTAKPSKVQQKKIKHFLIDIEEPVNQINVKQFQEIAQKSIKREIEQNYLPFLVGGSGLYMNSITKGFFVPDVPPQNNLRRQLEELDQEECWELLKNCDPKSTKKINFADHIRTIRALEVFYVTGKPFSTQQVENPPNWKILELGLDRDNIKERILQRTKNMFSFGIVEETKHLISKYGSDLPILKTIGYLEAKDVLNNRLTIEEAIELTATKTIQFAKRQKTWFRNKNNPIWLDNKNLLKDAIIKIESFLG; this is translated from the coding sequence ATGTCTTGTTATCTCCCCCACGTAATTGTCTTAATTGGGCCCACAGCTAGTGGTAAAACTGACTTAGCTATTGAAATTGCGAATCATTTTAAAACTCATATACATAATATTGATTCAAGGCAAATTTATAAATTTATGGATATCGGAACAGCCAAACCATCTAAGGTTCAACAAAAAAAAATAAAGCATTTTTTAATAGATATTGAAGAACCTGTTAATCAAATTAATGTAAAACAATTTCAAGAAATTGCTCAAAAATCAATTAAAAGAGAAATTGAACAAAATTATCTGCCTTTTCTTGTTGGAGGAAGTGGTTTATATATGAACTCAATAACTAAGGGTTTTTTTGTACCAGATGTCCCTCCACAAAATAATTTGAGAAGACAATTAGAAGAACTTGATCAGGAAGAATGTTGGGAACTTTTAAAAAATTGTGATCCAAAATCAACAAAAAAAATTAATTTTGCTGATCATATTAGAACTATAAGGGCTTTAGAAGTCTTTTATGTAACAGGTAAACCTTTTTCAACTCAACAAGTTGAGAACCCGCCTAATTGGAAAATACTTGAGCTTGGATTAGATAGAGATAATATAAAAGAAAGAATTTTGCAAAGAACAAAAAATATGTTTTCGTTTGGAATTGTTGAAGAAACGAAACACCTTATCTCTAAATATGGATCTGACTTGCCAATTTTAAAAACCATTGGATACCTTGAAGCAAAGGATGTCCTTAATAACCGTTTAACGATTGAAGAGGCGATAGAGTTGACCGCCACAAAAACTATCCAATTCGCCAAAAGACAAAAAACATGGTTTCGCAATAAAAATAATCCTATTTGGCTTGATAACAAAAACCTACTAAAAGATGCAATAATTAAGATAGAGTCTTTTTTAGGCTAA
- the infC gene encoding translation initiation factor IF-3 has translation MPPRPRFDRRAPVRELPNINERIKYPQLRVVDSDGKQLGVIDRMKALEIASQRELDLVLVSEKANPPVCRIMDYGKYKFEQEKKAKEARKKSHQTEVKEVKMRYKIDKHDYDVRIGQATKFLKSGDKVKCTVIFRGREIQHSNLAETLLLKMANDLEEQSEVQQKPKREGRNMIMFLSPRKTPLIKKDAG, from the coding sequence ATGCCACCACGCCCACGCTTTGACCGCCGCGCTCCTGTTAGAGAGCTCCCAAATATAAATGAAAGAATAAAATACCCTCAATTGAGAGTCGTTGATTCAGATGGGAAACAACTAGGTGTGATAGATAGAATGAAAGCATTAGAAATAGCTTCTCAAAGAGAATTGGATTTAGTTTTGGTAAGCGAGAAAGCAAATCCTCCAGTTTGTAGAATCATGGACTATGGAAAATACAAATTTGAACAAGAAAAGAAAGCAAAAGAAGCAAGAAAAAAATCCCATCAAACAGAAGTTAAAGAAGTAAAAATGAGGTACAAAATTGACAAACATGACTATGACGTACGAATAGGTCAGGCTACTAAATTTTTAAAATCCGGAGACAAAGTAAAATGTACTGTGATTTTTAGAGGTAGAGAAATACAACACTCCAATTTAGCTGAGACACTCCTTTTAAAAATGGCTAATGATTTAGAGGAGCAGTCAGAAGTACAACAAAAGCCGAAAAGAGAAGGAAGAAACATGATTATGTTTTTAAGCCCTAGAAAAACTCCTCTCATTAAAAAAGATGCAGGATAA
- a CDS encoding GntR family transcriptional regulator — protein sequence MRYHIQQESDIPASTQLYNQICFAIAARHYPPGHRLPSTRQLAMQTGLHRNTISKVYRQLEIDGVVEAIAGSGIYVRDNLRKKDFKNSIYSKNKISKPPDQEAKKAIDNFINLGCTLQETREILTNEIDWRIKCGARIIVSTPREDVGASMLIAEDLSPKVNVPVEVVPMEELEKVLSNSNNGTIVTSRYFLQPLEKIAKQYGVRAITVDLSDFQKELKILKELDAGSCVGIVSISPGLLRAAEVIIHSMRGSDLMLMTAISDNNNRLLSLLKASNHIVCDGPSLSVVENTLLKNRSQLMRLPQIICAKNYLSIETINQLKKEIGVVN from the coding sequence GTGAGATACCATATCCAACAAGAAAGTGATATCCCAGCATCGACCCAACTATATAATCAAATTTGCTTCGCAATAGCAGCAAGACATTATCCACCAGGTCACAGATTGCCAAGCACTAGGCAACTTGCGATGCAGACAGGACTTCATCGGAATACTATTAGCAAAGTTTACAGACAACTTGAAATAGATGGGGTTGTTGAAGCGATCGCTGGGTCAGGTATCTATGTAAGAGATAATCTTAGAAAAAAAGACTTTAAAAATTCAATTTACTCAAAAAACAAAATAAGTAAACCACCAGATCAAGAAGCAAAAAAAGCTATAGATAATTTTATAAATCTTGGCTGCACCTTACAAGAAACAAGAGAAATATTAACTAATGAAATTGACTGGCGTATTAAATGTGGAGCAAGAATTATAGTCAGTACACCTAGAGAGGATGTAGGCGCTTCTATGCTTATAGCAGAGGACTTATCTCCAAAAGTTAATGTACCAGTGGAAGTAGTTCCTATGGAAGAATTAGAAAAAGTTTTGAGTAATTCCAATAATGGAACTATTGTAACAAGTAGATATTTTTTACAACCTTTAGAAAAAATTGCTAAACAATATGGAGTTAGAGCTATTACAGTTGACTTGAGTGACTTTCAAAAGGAATTGAAAATTCTCAAAGAATTAGATGCTGGAAGCTGCGTAGGTATTGTTAGTATAAGCCCTGGTTTATTGAGAGCAGCAGAAGTTATTATTCACAGCATGAGAGGGAGTGACTTAATGCTTATGACTGCAATTTCAGATAATAACAATAGATTACTGTCGCTTTTGAAAGCTTCAAACCATATAGTTTGTGATGGACCTAGCTTATCAGTTGTAGAAAACACTTTATTAAAAAATCGGTCTCAGCTTATGAGATTACCTCAAATAATATGTGCAAAAAATTATTTGAGTATAGAGACAATAAATCAATTAAAAAAAGAGATTGGAGTTGTTAATTAG
- the cysE gene encoding serine O-acetyltransferase, giving the protein MLRTFKSDIDIIKERDPAARGILEIFLCYPGFQSIVIHRFTHKLWQLKIPLIPRFFSHLNRLITGIEIHPGAKIGKRVFIDHGMGVVIGETAEIGNNCLLYQGVTLGGTGKSHGKRHPTLMENVVVGAGAKVLGSITVGSNTRIGAGSVVVRNVEGNSTVVGVPGRVVHQSGVKINPLAHSALPDAEANVIKNLMDRIDSLENEILKLQKTLKCLANSESIDISKLGDAQNLKDKEIIEFLGDD; this is encoded by the coding sequence ATACTAAGAACTTTCAAATCAGATATTGACATAATCAAAGAAAGAGACCCTGCTGCTAGAGGGATATTAGAAATTTTTCTCTGCTACCCAGGCTTTCAATCAATAGTTATTCATAGGTTTACTCATAAATTATGGCAATTAAAAATTCCATTAATTCCTCGCTTTTTCAGTCATCTCAATAGATTAATCACAGGCATTGAAATCCATCCTGGGGCCAAAATTGGTAAACGGGTTTTCATTGATCATGGCATGGGTGTTGTAATTGGAGAGACAGCTGAGATAGGAAATAATTGCCTGCTTTATCAAGGAGTAACATTAGGAGGTACTGGAAAAAGTCATGGGAAAAGACACCCAACTTTAATGGAAAATGTTGTAGTGGGAGCAGGTGCAAAAGTTCTTGGATCTATTACTGTAGGATCTAATACACGTATTGGTGCAGGTTCAGTAGTTGTTCGTAACGTGGAAGGGAACAGCACAGTAGTTGGGGTTCCTGGCAGAGTAGTACATCAAAGTGGGGTTAAAATTAATCCATTAGCTCACTCTGCGCTACCAGATGCAGAAGCGAATGTGATAAAAAATCTAATGGATAGAATAGACTCCCTCGAAAATGAAATTCTTAAGTTACAAAAAACTCTAAAATGTTTAGCAAATTCAGAATCTATTGATATTTCAAAACTAGGTGATGCTCAAAATCTTAAAGACAAAGAAATTATAGAATTTCTTGGAGATGATTAA
- the secA gene encoding preprotein translocase subunit SecA, which translates to MLKLLLGDPNTRKLKRYQPIVEEINFLEEEISQLTDDELRKETQILKSNISAELDFKKQKELLEEFLPKAFAIVREASKRVLDMRHFDVQLIGGMVLHECQIAEMKTGEGKTLVATLPCYLNALTGKGVHVVTVNDYLARRDAEWMGQVHRFLGLSVGLIQQDMNPVERKKNYDCDITYATNSELGFDYLRDNMATDISEVVQRKFNYCVIDEVDSILIDEARTPLIISGQVERPQEKYQKAAELSLALVKAKELSKDGIDPEGDYEVDEKQRSCILTDQGFAKCEEYLKVTDLYNPKDPWAHYVTNALKAKELFIKDVNYIIKNDEAVIVDEFTGRVMPGRRWSDGQHQAIEAKEGLKIQPETQTLASITYQNFFLLYPGLAGMTGTAKTEEVEFEKTYKLESTVIPTNQIRKRQDWPDQVFKTEIGKWKAVAKETAQIHRDGRPVLVGTTSVEKSELLSTLLSAEKIPHNLLNAKPENVEREAEIVAQAGRAGAVTIATNMAGRGTDIILGGNSDYMARLKLKEILIPLLVRPDNEHKPPIPKQRNSKSKVGFSKKAGKNLKKSISNSETSLFPCKLDEAIEKKLSFLSDELVKNWGDRQLSVLELDDRIATAAEKAPTDDSLIKLLRESLSDVKKEYENVLIYEEQKVREAGGLHVIGTERHESRRVDNQLRGRAGRQGDLGSTRFFLSLEDNLLRIFGGDRVANLMNAFRVDEDLPIESGMLTRSLEGAQKKVETYYYDIRKQVFEYDEVMNNQRKAVYNERLRVLRGIDLKKQVIGYGERTMSEIVEAYINPDLPPEEWNIDQLISKVKEFIYLLDDLKADHINLLSIEELKNYLQERLRIAYDLKEKQIENIRPGLMREAERFFILQQIDNLWREHLQSMDSLRESVGLRGYGQKDPLIEYKNEGYDMFLEMMTNMRRNVIYSMFMFQPKTDTENKN; encoded by the coding sequence ATGCTAAAACTTTTGTTGGGAGATCCGAATACACGAAAGTTAAAGCGCTATCAACCAATAGTGGAAGAGATAAATTTTTTAGAAGAAGAAATTTCTCAATTGACTGATGATGAGCTTAGAAAAGAAACGCAGATTCTTAAATCAAATATTTCAGCTGAATTAGATTTTAAAAAACAAAAAGAACTCCTAGAAGAATTTCTTCCTAAAGCCTTTGCAATCGTAAGAGAAGCAAGTAAACGTGTTCTTGATATGAGACATTTTGATGTTCAATTAATTGGCGGGATGGTTTTACATGAGTGTCAAATTGCTGAGATGAAGACTGGAGAGGGAAAAACTCTTGTCGCGACATTACCTTGTTATTTAAATGCTCTTACGGGAAAAGGTGTTCATGTTGTTACTGTAAATGATTATTTAGCTAGAAGGGATGCAGAATGGATGGGACAAGTTCATCGTTTTTTAGGTTTATCCGTTGGTTTGATTCAGCAAGATATGAATCCAGTTGAGAGAAAGAAAAATTATGATTGTGACATAACTTATGCTACAAATTCAGAATTGGGATTTGATTATTTAAGAGATAATATGGCTACCGATATTAGTGAGGTAGTTCAAAGAAAATTTAATTACTGCGTAATTGATGAGGTTGATTCAATATTAATTGATGAAGCAAGAACGCCTTTAATCATTTCTGGTCAAGTTGAAAGACCACAAGAAAAATATCAAAAAGCTGCAGAATTATCTCTGGCATTAGTAAAAGCAAAAGAATTAAGTAAAGATGGTATTGATCCAGAAGGGGATTATGAAGTTGATGAAAAACAGAGAAGTTGTATATTAACTGATCAGGGTTTTGCAAAATGTGAAGAGTATTTAAAAGTTACTGACTTATATAACCCTAAAGATCCTTGGGCGCATTATGTAACTAACGCTCTAAAAGCTAAAGAATTATTTATTAAAGACGTAAATTATATTATTAAGAACGATGAGGCTGTAATAGTGGACGAATTTACTGGTAGGGTAATGCCTGGAAGGCGTTGGAGTGACGGCCAGCATCAGGCAATAGAAGCAAAAGAGGGTCTTAAAATTCAGCCTGAGACTCAAACATTAGCATCCATAACTTATCAGAATTTTTTCCTTTTATATCCCGGTTTAGCAGGAATGACGGGAACTGCAAAAACAGAGGAGGTTGAATTTGAAAAAACTTATAAATTAGAATCAACAGTTATACCGACAAATCAAATAAGAAAGAGACAAGATTGGCCTGATCAAGTATTTAAGACAGAGATTGGTAAATGGAAAGCCGTTGCTAAAGAAACTGCACAAATTCATAGAGATGGTAGACCTGTTTTAGTTGGTACAACAAGTGTGGAAAAAAGTGAATTACTCAGTACACTTTTATCTGCTGAAAAAATCCCACATAATTTGTTAAATGCTAAGCCAGAGAACGTTGAACGTGAGGCAGAAATTGTTGCTCAGGCGGGAAGGGCAGGTGCTGTTACTATTGCGACTAATATGGCTGGAAGGGGAACAGATATAATTCTTGGTGGTAATAGTGATTATATGGCAAGGCTTAAATTAAAAGAAATTTTAATTCCTTTGTTAGTCAGGCCTGATAATGAACATAAGCCACCAATACCTAAACAAAGAAATTCAAAATCTAAAGTAGGTTTTTCTAAGAAAGCTGGTAAAAATTTGAAAAAGAGTATTTCAAATTCGGAAACAAGTCTTTTTCCTTGCAAACTAGATGAAGCAATTGAAAAGAAACTCTCTTTTTTATCTGATGAACTTGTTAAAAATTGGGGAGATAGACAACTTTCTGTCTTGGAGCTTGATGACAGAATAGCTACAGCTGCAGAAAAAGCACCAACTGATGATAGCTTGATAAAGCTTTTGAGAGAATCTTTGTCTGATGTAAAAAAAGAATATGAAAATGTTTTGATTTATGAAGAACAAAAAGTTAGAGAAGCTGGAGGTTTACATGTCATCGGTACTGAGAGACATGAATCAAGAAGAGTTGATAATCAACTTAGGGGTAGAGCAGGGAGACAGGGAGATCTTGGAAGTACAAGATTCTTTTTATCATTAGAAGATAATTTATTAAGGATTTTTGGAGGTGATAGAGTAGCAAATCTTATGAACGCATTTAGGGTTGATGAAGATTTGCCTATAGAATCAGGAATGCTTACTAGATCTCTAGAAGGTGCTCAAAAAAAAGTTGAAACATATTATTACGACATAAGAAAACAAGTTTTTGAATATGACGAAGTAATGAATAATCAAAGAAAAGCAGTTTATAACGAAAGACTAAGAGTTTTACGAGGAATTGATTTAAAGAAGCAAGTAATAGGATATGGAGAAAGAACAATGAGTGAAATTGTAGAGGCTTATATTAATCCTGATCTTCCTCCAGAAGAATGGAATATTGACCAATTAATATCCAAAGTCAAAGAATTTATATATTTATTAGATGACCTTAAAGCTGATCATATTAATTTACTGTCAATAGAGGAGTTAAAAAACTACCTTCAAGAGCGGTTGCGAATAGCTTATGATTTAAAAGAAAAACAAATAGAAAATATTCGTCCAGGATTAATGAGAGAAGCTGAAAGATTTTTTATTTTGCAGCAAATTGATAATTTATGGCGTGAACATCTTCAATCCATGGATTCCTTGAGGGAATCAGTTGGATTGAGAGGTTATGGGCAAAAAGATCCTCTAATTGAATATAAAAATGAAGGGTATGATATGTTTCTGGAAATGATGACAAATATGAGACGAAATGTTATTTATTCAATGTTTATGTTTCAGCCTAAAACTGACACAGAAAATAAAAATTAA